From Dehalococcoidia bacterium, one genomic window encodes:
- a CDS encoding ATP-binding protein, with translation MADLIRKAGSQLIRRRFNDISDLNAALYASLVEHLERTGRLRTKPFDAAACPDATLADIAEDKLKWFLGLTRRERQYPLREDAPPSEALAHLNLLDAGQPSHAAVLLFARQPQKFLLTSEVKCMRFHGTEVGKPIPSYQIYRGTVFELVDQAVDFVMSKIDRAVGTRALGPQAPVEYELPREAVAEAIVNAVAHRDYTSNASVQVMLFADRLEVWNPGELPPPLTLEQLRLPHASIPRNPLIAEPLFLARYAEKAGSGILDMIARCQQAGLPSPQFHQEGGQFIQTLWRPKPVATEQVEAHDEAHDEAHDQVSLSERRIMTACLAAPQSTPELLTALGYPARTGNFKRGLKNLIALNLLEMSLPESPRSKNQKYRLTDKGRAWIALQKPEGGAR, from the coding sequence ATGGCCGACCTTATCCGCAAGGCCGGAAGCCAACTCATTCGCCGCCGGTTCAATGACATCTCCGATCTCAACGCCGCGCTCTATGCCAGTCTGGTAGAACATCTGGAGCGTACCGGACGGCTCCGCACCAAGCCATTCGACGCCGCCGCCTGTCCCGATGCCACCCTTGCCGATATCGCGGAAGATAAGTTGAAATGGTTTCTCGGACTGACCCGCCGCGAGCGTCAATATCCCTTGCGCGAAGATGCGCCGCCTTCCGAGGCCCTGGCGCACCTCAACCTTCTCGATGCCGGGCAGCCCAGCCATGCCGCCGTTCTGCTTTTCGCCCGCCAGCCCCAGAAATTCCTGCTCACCTCCGAGGTCAAGTGCATGCGTTTCCACGGCACGGAAGTCGGCAAACCCATTCCCTCCTATCAGATTTACCGGGGCACGGTCTTCGAACTCGTGGATCAGGCCGTGGACTTCGTCATGTCCAAGATTGATCGCGCCGTCGGCACCCGCGCCCTCGGCCCGCAAGCGCCTGTTGAATACGAACTGCCTCGCGAAGCCGTGGCCGAAGCCATCGTCAACGCCGTTGCTCACCGCGACTACACCAGCAATGCCAGCGTGCAGGTCATGCTCTTCGCCGACCGGCTTGAGGTCTGGAACCCCGGCGAACTTCCACCTCCGCTGACCCTTGAACAATTGCGCTTGCCCCACGCCTCCATCCCTCGCAATCCGCTCATTGCCGAGCCCTTGTTTCTGGCGCGCTACGCCGAGAAGGCCGGCAGCGGCATTCTTGATATGATCGCTCGCTGCCAACAAGCGGGCTTGCCCTCGCCCCAATTCCATCAGGAAGGCGGTCAGTTTATCCAGACACTCTGGCGACCCAAGCCAGTGGCAACCGAACAAGTCGAGGCCCATGATGAGGCCCATGATGAGGCCCATGATCAAGTCAGCTTGTCGGAACGCCGGATCATGACCGCTTGTCTTGCGGCGCCGCAGAGCACACCAGAGCTTTTAACTGCCTTGGGTTACCCCGCACGTACTGGTAACTTCAAGCGCGGCCTGAAAAACCTGATTGCTCTGAATTTACTGGAAATGAGCTTGCCGGAAAGCCCTCGCAGTAAGAACCAGAAATACCGCCTTACGGATAAAGGCCGCGCCTGGATCGCCCTCCAAAAACCAGAAGGAGGCGCGCGATGA
- a CDS encoding CoA transferase gives MNGKRASQTKRTPLHGLRVIDLGQVYAGPYAARILADMGAEVIRVESAVRSGRGGQNPQPGAIYPDGDPGKKPYNRSAYYNELNRNKLAVSLDLSKEQGREVFKRLVKVSDGVIENFSPRVMANFELDYPVLSQINPKIIMASISGYGQTGPYRDYVSFGRGIEAMSGLSEITGYEDGQPLGPGIAYADANAGLHAAFAILAALRQRRRTGKGQHIDLSLRESLTSLLGEQIINSSMNHRAPVRKGNQDCPKAFQGCYRCRGDDAWIAISICSKQEWKSLWSIIGHPPNLPDLSILEEGREELERLIECWTLEYEPEEAMNILQRAGVRAGMVCGAGELTSNPHLQARGSFEKMAHPEAGIHPNPGMPWKFSRSPLHIRMPAPCFAQHNNYVFGDLLGMSSEEIAKLEAEGVTARFPTR, from the coding sequence ATGAACGGCAAAAGAGCTAGTCAAACAAAGAGGACCCCTCTCCATGGTTTGCGCGTCATTGATCTGGGCCAGGTCTACGCCGGGCCTTATGCTGCCCGGATACTGGCGGATATGGGTGCAGAAGTAATCCGGGTGGAATCGGCGGTGCGGTCCGGGCGGGGAGGGCAAAATCCTCAACCAGGGGCGATTTACCCAGATGGCGATCCCGGCAAAAAGCCTTACAATCGCTCGGCCTACTATAACGAGCTCAACCGCAACAAGCTCGCCGTCAGCCTCGATCTGTCTAAAGAGCAAGGGCGAGAGGTTTTCAAGAGGCTGGTAAAGGTCAGCGACGGGGTGATCGAGAACTTCAGCCCGCGGGTGATGGCCAATTTCGAATTGGACTACCCGGTGTTGAGCCAGATCAATCCCAAAATCATCATGGCCTCGATCTCCGGTTACGGGCAGACCGGCCCCTATCGCGATTATGTCAGCTTCGGGCGAGGAATTGAAGCAATGTCCGGGCTCTCCGAGATCACTGGCTATGAAGATGGACAGCCGCTTGGGCCCGGAATTGCCTATGCCGACGCCAACGCCGGACTTCACGCTGCCTTCGCTATCCTGGCAGCGCTACGGCAGCGCCGACGAACGGGAAAGGGCCAGCACATCGATCTCTCGCTCCGGGAAAGTCTAACATCACTCCTTGGAGAGCAGATTATCAATTCCTCGATGAACCACAGAGCTCCAGTGCGGAAGGGAAATCAGGACTGCCCGAAGGCGTTTCAGGGTTGCTATCGCTGCCGCGGCGACGATGCGTGGATAGCTATTTCGATCTGCTCCAAGCAGGAATGGAAATCGCTTTGGAGCATCATCGGCCATCCGCCAAATCTCCCAGATTTGTCCATTTTGGAAGAAGGACGGGAGGAGTTGGAAAGACTGATCGAGTGCTGGACGCTTGAATACGAACCTGAAGAAGCTATGAATATTCTGCAACGGGCAGGCGTGCGCGCAGGGATGGTATGCGGTGCCGGGGAACTCACAAGCAACCCACACCTCCAGGCAAGAGGCTCCTTCGAGAAGATGGCCCATCCCGAAGCAGGCATCCATCCGAATCCCGGCATGCCCTGGAAGTTCAGCCGGTCTCCCCTCCATATCAGAATGCCTGCCCCATGCTTTGCCCAGCATAACAACTATGTTTTCGGCGACCTGCTGGGAATGTCATCGGAAGAGATTGCGAAACTGGAAGCAGAAGGGGTTACGGCCAGATTCCCAACCCGGTAG
- the aroH gene encoding chorismate mutase — translation MRCRGIRGATTAQNNTREEILHATRELLQNLIEANQIKVEEVAYAYFTTTTDLNAEFPAVAAREIGWTNTALLCGHEMSVPGSLEKCIRILILYNTEKSAAEMAHIYLKGAENLRSNFSRNETR, via the coding sequence ATGCGCTGTCGCGGTATCCGTGGGGCAACCACTGCTCAAAACAACACCAGGGAAGAGATACTCCATGCAACGAGGGAGTTGTTGCAGAATCTCATCGAGGCTAACCAGATCAAAGTGGAAGAAGTGGCTTATGCCTATTTCACCACCACCACGGATCTGAATGCCGAATTTCCAGCCGTGGCGGCCCGTGAGATCGGATGGACGAATACGGCACTTCTCTGCGGACATGAGATGAGCGTACCCGGCAGCCTGGAAAAGTGCATCCGCATCCTGATCCTTTACAACACTGAGAAATCCGCCGCCGAGATGGCACACATCTATCTGAAGGGAGCGGAGAATCTGAGAAGCAATTTTTCCAGGAACGAAACGAGGTGA
- the aroF gene encoding 3-deoxy-7-phosphoheptulonate synthase: MLVVLGKTAREEDLQGLLDRLSKEGLAGHVSRGVDRTVIGVVGQTHPEFRDILVVLPGVEDVIPISKPYKLASREFNPADTTINVGGVIIGGNSIVIMAGPCAVESEEQIMATARAVKKAGAQILRGGAFKPSTSPYSFRGLGEEGLKLLAEARAETGLPIITEVLTPRDVELVSRYADILQIGARNMQNFILLDEVGQIKKPVMLKRGMSATIQEWLLSAEYILSHGNRQVMLCERGIRTFETYTRNTMDISAIPIIKKLSHLPIIADPSHGTGKWDLVTPMALASIASGADGIIVEVHPNPDKALKDGPQSLTFENFEMLTSKLVPIASSVGRKAG, encoded by the coding sequence ATGTTGGTGGTTTTAGGGAAAACGGCCCGGGAAGAAGACTTACAAGGCCTGCTGGACCGGCTGAGCAAAGAAGGCCTAGCCGGGCATGTATCTCGCGGGGTGGATCGTACTGTCATTGGAGTGGTGGGCCAGACCCATCCGGAATTCCGTGATATTCTGGTGGTGCTTCCCGGCGTCGAGGATGTGATCCCCATCAGCAAGCCTTATAAGCTGGCAAGCCGCGAATTCAATCCTGCCGATACCACCATCAACGTCGGCGGGGTAATCATCGGGGGAAATTCTATCGTCATCATGGCTGGCCCCTGTGCAGTGGAAAGCGAGGAGCAGATCATGGCCACCGCCCGGGCAGTAAAAAAGGCCGGAGCTCAAATCCTGCGCGGCGGGGCTTTCAAGCCGAGCACTTCACCCTATAGCTTCCGCGGTTTGGGGGAAGAAGGCCTAAAACTCCTGGCAGAGGCTCGCGCCGAAACGGGTTTACCGATCATCACCGAAGTGCTCACGCCCCGTGATGTTGAGCTGGTTTCCCGCTATGCCGATATTCTTCAGATCGGTGCACGCAACATGCAGAATTTCATCCTCCTGGATGAAGTGGGCCAAATCAAGAAGCCGGTGATGCTCAAACGGGGAATGTCGGCCACCATTCAGGAATGGCTCCTTTCGGCGGAATATATTCTCTCCCACGGAAATCGCCAGGTGATGCTCTGCGAACGGGGGATCCGAACCTTCGAGACTTACACCCGAAACACGATGGACATCAGCGCCATCCCGATTATCAAGAAACTCAGTCATCTGCCGATCATTGCCGATCCCAGCCACGGCACCGGGAAATGGGACCTGGTTACCCCAATGGCTCTGGCTTCTATCGCTTCAGGAGCAGACGGCATTATCGTTGAGGTTCATCCCAATCCGGATAAAGCGCTGAAGGATGGGCCGCAGTCGCTCACCTTCGAGAACTTCGAGATGCTGACTTCCAAGCTAGTTCCGATAGCATCCTCAGTGGGTAGAAAGGCCGGATAA
- a CDS encoding TIM barrel protein, with product MPITKKRGEIIDTKKGLVFGTAGIPHSTNSPHTAQAGITRIHGLGLGCMEMEFVQGVNMGEKTALAIGAAARNRGIRLTAHCPYYINLNSPEEEKVLASKERILQTARVASAFGADGVVFHAAFYMKTPLEEVYDKVKRHLIEIVDQLDKEKKRVWIRPEVMGKASQFGTLNEILRLSTEVEGVAPCIDFAHLHARTGNFNSHKEFSQVLYQVGEKLGRKGLDNLHLHISGIEYGDKGERKHLNLGESDFQYVELLQALKDHEAKGMVICESPNLEGDASLLQATYQTL from the coding sequence ATGCCGATAACCAAAAAGCGTGGGGAGATCATCGATACAAAGAAGGGTTTGGTGTTCGGCACGGCAGGGATTCCGCATAGCACTAATTCTCCGCATACGGCACAGGCTGGTATTACACGTATTCACGGGCTTGGACTCGGATGCATGGAAATGGAGTTTGTGCAAGGGGTCAATATGGGAGAGAAGACGGCCCTGGCAATCGGCGCGGCTGCCCGAAACCGGGGGATAAGGCTCACTGCACATTGCCCCTATTACATCAATCTCAATTCACCTGAGGAGGAGAAGGTCCTTGCCAGCAAAGAGCGAATTCTCCAGACGGCTCGGGTAGCCTCGGCATTCGGTGCGGATGGGGTGGTGTTCCACGCCGCTTTCTATATGAAAACCCCTCTGGAAGAAGTCTATGACAAAGTGAAGCGGCACCTCATCGAGATCGTGGACCAACTGGACAAAGAGAAAAAGCGGGTCTGGATTCGACCAGAGGTCATGGGAAAAGCCTCCCAGTTCGGCACTTTGAATGAGATACTCCGGTTGAGCACAGAAGTGGAAGGCGTAGCGCCCTGCATCGATTTTGCCCATCTGCACGCTCGAACGGGAAATTTCAACTCACACAAGGAATTCTCTCAGGTTTTGTACCAAGTTGGGGAAAAGCTGGGCAGAAAAGGGCTGGATAATTTACATCTTCACATATCGGGGATTGAGTATGGCGATAAAGGGGAGAGAAAGCACCTGAACCTGGGGGAATCGGATTTCCAGTATGTAGAGCTTCTCCAGGCTCTCAAAGATCATGAGGCCAAAGGGATGGTCATTTGTGAAAGCCCCAATCTTGAAGGAGATGCCTCTCTCTTGCAGGCAACCTACCAGACGCTGTAG
- a CDS encoding dihydroorotate dehydrogenase, with translation MQLAPKNKRGLLLANPVIAASGTFGYGTEYAELIDIQKLGAIVSKGITLRPRQGNPQPRLVETASGLLNSIGLENIGVKALIRQKAPLWAQWQVPVIVNIAGDSIEEYAELAGMLESVPGISGIEVNISCPNVAAGGMAFGTDSGMAAAVTSAVRNRTTLPIIVKLTPNVTDIVPIARAVVDAGADSLTVANTFKGMAINISSRRPVLGNIAGGLSGPAIKPLALHLVYRVAQAVKVPIIGCGGIASAGDALEFIMAGASAVQVGTATFVDPRILTGIAEGIEHFMGKAGLTDLQELIGAANSGYKSI, from the coding sequence GTGCAGCTGGCACCGAAAAACAAACGAGGCTTGCTTCTGGCCAATCCAGTGATCGCCGCTTCCGGCACTTTTGGATATGGGACCGAATACGCGGAGCTGATCGATATCCAAAAGCTGGGCGCCATCGTCTCCAAGGGGATAACGCTCCGGCCTCGCCAGGGAAATCCCCAGCCGCGGCTGGTGGAAACTGCCTCCGGATTGCTCAATTCAATCGGGCTGGAGAACATCGGGGTGAAAGCCCTGATACGGCAGAAAGCACCTCTGTGGGCTCAATGGCAGGTTCCGGTGATCGTCAACATCGCCGGGGATAGCATCGAAGAGTATGCCGAGTTGGCAGGAATGCTGGAGAGTGTGCCTGGAATCAGCGGAATCGAGGTGAACATCAGTTGTCCTAACGTGGCAGCTGGTGGAATGGCATTTGGGACCGATTCCGGAATGGCGGCCGCAGTAACTTCCGCTGTTAGAAATCGAACCACCCTGCCGATTATCGTCAAGCTGACCCCGAATGTGACGGATATCGTCCCGATTGCTCGCGCCGTTGTGGACGCCGGTGCCGATTCTCTGACCGTTGCCAATACCTTCAAGGGCATGGCCATTAATATATCCAGTCGTCGACCCGTGCTGGGGAATATCGCCGGAGGGCTTTCCGGACCGGCAATCAAGCCTCTGGCGCTTCATCTGGTCTATAGAGTGGCTCAAGCAGTGAAGGTGCCCATCATCGGATGCGGTGGAATCGCCTCTGCTGGCGATGCACTCGAATTCATTATGGCTGGCGCCAGCGCGGTTCAGGTGGGAACAGCCACCTTTGTCGATCCCCGGATACTGACCGGGATTGCAGAAGGGATTGAGCACTTCATGGGAAAAGCCGGATTGACCGATCTTCAGGAGCTCATCGGCGCAGCAAACAGCGGGTACAAATCGATATGA
- a CDS encoding ComF family protein, whose protein sequence is MKPAELKEAFLDLIFPPRCIGCGKEGGFLCAPCSEALPALEPPFCQRCGVPTSDGKLCQNCRNWSPAIDGIRSPFLHTGLARQAVHHLKYKNQKVLARPIAGVMAKYLKSNPLPVDVLTAVPTHPKRTRQRGYNQADLIVRELSQTIQLPASQETLARRRNTPSQVSLGAEARRKNVQEAFICKDKSLSSKRVLLVDDVCTTGATLNACAVALKEAGAASVWGLTFSREC, encoded by the coding sequence ATGAAACCTGCAGAACTGAAAGAGGCGTTTCTCGATCTGATCTTCCCTCCGCGATGCATTGGCTGCGGCAAGGAAGGAGGGTTTTTGTGCGCGCCTTGCAGTGAGGCTCTTCCTGCCCTGGAACCGCCGTTTTGCCAACGCTGCGGAGTTCCCACATCGGATGGAAAGCTGTGTCAGAACTGCCGCAACTGGTCTCCCGCTATCGATGGGATTCGTTCGCCTTTTCTTCATACGGGACTGGCGCGCCAAGCCGTTCATCACCTTAAATACAAAAATCAGAAAGTCTTGGCCCGACCCATAGCCGGGGTTATGGCTAAATATTTGAAGTCCAACCCCCTGCCTGTTGATGTCTTGACGGCCGTGCCGACGCACCCCAAGAGAACACGCCAGCGTGGTTATAACCAGGCCGATTTGATAGTAAGGGAGCTCAGCCAGACCATCCAATTGCCGGCTTCTCAGGAAACACTCGCACGCCGGAGAAACACCCCTTCTCAGGTTTCCCTGGGAGCCGAGGCTCGCCGCAAGAATGTCCAAGAAGCCTTCATATGTAAAGACAAGTCTCTCTCAAGTAAACGGGTGCTTCTTGTAGACGATGTATGTACTACCGGTGCCACCTTAAATGCCTGCGCCGTGGCTCTGAAAGAGGCTGGAGCAGCCTCTGTTTGGGGATTGACCTTTTCCAGAGAATGCTGA
- the raiA gene encoding ribosome-associated translation inhibitor RaiA, with the protein MNLVIRGKNIEVPENARDYITKKTNRFDRHLKTITEIKVEVSEEKTRSKENQYVVEMTINCQGTYIRGEKRGPDIFSAADAATDVVEHQIDRYRGHLQNRKSQPASQKETVEVDETFDKESTPIKVKRFPIRPMSPEEAIDQMELLGHDFFVFFSRNNDQINVVYRRKDGAYGLIEPEFD; encoded by the coding sequence GTGAATCTAGTTATCAGAGGTAAAAACATCGAGGTTCCGGAAAACGCCAGGGATTACATCACCAAGAAGACCAATCGATTTGATCGCCATCTGAAAACCATCACTGAGATCAAGGTGGAAGTATCGGAAGAGAAAACACGATCAAAAGAGAACCAGTATGTGGTGGAAATGACCATCAACTGCCAGGGCACCTATATCAGAGGTGAAAAGCGAGGGCCGGATATTTTTTCTGCCGCTGATGCTGCTACGGATGTGGTCGAACACCAAATCGATCGATACAGGGGACACCTTCAAAACAGAAAGTCACAGCCTGCATCCCAAAAAGAGACCGTGGAGGTTGATGAGACTTTCGATAAGGAAAGCACGCCCATAAAAGTGAAACGTTTTCCGATCAGGCCGATGTCGCCCGAGGAAGCAATCGATCAAATGGAATTGCTGGGACACGACTTCTTTGTCTTTTTCAGCCGTAACAACGATCAAATCAATGTGGTGTATCGCCGCAAAGACGGGGCCTATGGTTTGATCGAACCTGAATTCGACTAG
- the leuC gene encoding 3-isopropylmalate dehydratase large subunit, producing the protein MTIAEKILAVHTNKKTVSPGELINVRVDLVLSNDITAPIAIKEFKRIGVEKVFDPTKVVMIPDHFVPNKDIPSAEQAKMMREFALAQGVVYFEVGEMGIEHVILPEKGLVVPGDVVVGADSHTCTYGALGAFATGMGSTDIAAAMATGEIWMKVPATIKFVYHGKLQKWVGGKDLILHTIGDIGVDGALYKAMEFAGEAIDSLPMDGRFSMANMAIEAGGKAGLFRVDQKTLEYVKARASRPFTAYNPDPDARYAKVIEYDASKIEPQVSFPHLPSNTKPISKVGNVPIDQVVIGSCTNGRLDDLIVAGEILKGRKVAKNVRCIIIPGSQLIYLEALKMGLIEDFIKAGAAVSTPTCGPCLGGYMGILAAGERCISTTNRNFVGRMGSPKSEVYLAGPAVAAASAILGRIGGPSEVVR; encoded by the coding sequence ATGACCATCGCTGAAAAGATACTTGCTGTCCACACGAATAAAAAGACGGTATCACCCGGCGAACTCATCAATGTGCGGGTGGACCTTGTGTTATCCAACGACATTACTGCGCCCATCGCAATCAAAGAGTTCAAGCGCATCGGAGTGGAGAAGGTCTTCGATCCCACGAAAGTGGTGATGATACCTGACCACTTTGTTCCTAACAAGGATATTCCTTCGGCAGAACAGGCCAAAATGATGCGCGAATTTGCTCTGGCGCAAGGGGTCGTCTATTTTGAAGTCGGGGAGATGGGAATCGAACACGTAATCCTGCCGGAAAAGGGGCTGGTGGTTCCCGGCGATGTTGTGGTCGGCGCTGATTCCCACACCTGCACTTATGGCGCGCTAGGAGCCTTTGCTACCGGTATGGGTTCCACTGATATTGCTGCCGCCATGGCAACCGGCGAAATATGGATGAAGGTGCCGGCGACTATCAAGTTCGTTTATCACGGTAAACTGCAAAAGTGGGTTGGAGGCAAAGACCTCATTCTGCACACCATTGGCGATATCGGAGTGGATGGGGCGCTTTATAAGGCAATGGAATTTGCTGGCGAGGCGATTGATTCCCTTCCGATGGATGGGCGCTTCAGCATGGCTAACATGGCGATCGAGGCTGGCGGCAAGGCGGGTCTTTTCCGGGTGGATCAAAAGACTTTGGAGTATGTCAAAGCGAGGGCTAGTCGTCCCTTCACCGCTTACAATCCTGACCCCGATGCCCGATATGCGAAGGTGATCGAATACGATGCCTCCAAGATCGAGCCTCAGGTGTCTTTCCCGCATTTGCCTTCCAATACCAAACCTATCAGCAAGGTGGGCAACGTGCCCATCGACCAGGTAGTGATCGGGAGCTGCACCAACGGCAGGCTCGATGACCTCATCGTCGCTGGCGAGATTCTGAAGGGCAGAAAGGTAGCCAAAAATGTACGCTGCATCATCATTCCCGGCTCTCAGCTGATTTATCTGGAAGCCCTCAAAATGGGACTCATTGAAGACTTCATCAAGGCCGGAGCGGCAGTGAGTACTCCCACCTGCGGGCCCTGCCTGGGCGGATATATGGGTATTCTGGCGGCTGGTGAGCGCTGCATTTCTACTACCAATCGCAACTTTGTGGGCCGGATGGGAAGCCCCAAGTCGGAGGTCTATCTGGCTGGTCCGGCGGTGGCCGCCGCCAGCGCCATCCTGGGCAGGATCGGCGGACCTTCCGAGGTGGTCAGGTAA
- a CDS encoding 2-isopropylmalate synthase, with protein sequence MDKVYIFDTTLRDGEQSAGAALTADEKVEIAKQLDRLGVDIIEAGFPVSSKGELEAVRRIASQVQRPIICGLAHAQPDAVDAAWEAVKDALHPRIHVFLSSSDIHIFHQLKKDRERILQSSRDMVARAKGYLDDVEFSPMDATRTNPEYLYQILEAVINAGATTVNIPDTVGYTIPQEFCKLIDGIFKNVPNIKRARVSVHCHNDLGLSVANSLAVLDHGVRQIECTVNGIGERAGNASMEEIVMAIKTRQDLLHYATSIDTTQIYRTSRLVSERTGMYVQPNKAIVGSNAFRHESGIHQDGVIKERTTYEIMDPTSIGLSGTTLSLGKLSGRHAFRKRLEELHYTLSDDDVNRAFIAFKELADKKREITERDLEALVAEELRTVSEKYHLEQVQVSCGEPSIPTATVKLTNPNGQIVTTAATGTGPVDAVYVAINQLVKVPVKLIEFSVKSVTAGIDALGEVTVRIEHDGTVYTGRGAHTDIIVASARAYLNALNRLLSA encoded by the coding sequence ATGGATAAGGTCTATATCTTCGATACCACATTGAGGGACGGAGAACAATCGGCGGGAGCAGCGCTGACCGCCGATGAAAAAGTGGAGATTGCCAAACAACTGGACAGGCTCGGTGTGGATATCATCGAAGCCGGTTTTCCGGTCAGCTCCAAAGGCGAACTGGAAGCAGTGCGGCGCATTGCCAGCCAGGTGCAGCGGCCGATCATCTGTGGTTTGGCCCATGCTCAACCGGACGCTGTGGATGCGGCTTGGGAGGCCGTCAAAGATGCCCTGCATCCCAGAATTCACGTTTTTCTCTCTAGCTCCGATATCCATATCTTCCACCAGCTCAAGAAGGATCGAGAACGCATCCTGCAGTCTTCTCGCGATATGGTAGCCCGGGCCAAGGGGTATCTCGACGATGTGGAGTTTTCCCCGATGGATGCCACACGCACCAATCCGGAATACCTCTATCAAATCCTGGAAGCGGTGATCAATGCCGGCGCCACTACGGTGAATATCCCGGATACTGTCGGCTATACTATCCCGCAGGAGTTCTGCAAGCTGATCGACGGCATTTTCAAGAATGTGCCCAATATCAAGCGGGCCCGAGTCAGTGTTCATTGCCATAATGACCTTGGCCTTTCCGTAGCTAACAGCCTGGCGGTGCTGGATCATGGAGTGCGTCAGATCGAGTGCACGGTCAATGGGATCGGCGAGCGGGCCGGGAACGCTTCGATGGAAGAGATCGTTATGGCTATCAAGACCCGGCAGGACTTGTTGCACTATGCCACGAGCATCGATACCACACAAATCTATAGGACCAGCCGTCTGGTGAGCGAACGCACCGGGATGTATGTCCAGCCCAACAAGGCTATCGTGGGATCGAACGCCTTTCGCCATGAATCCGGCATTCATCAGGATGGCGTCATCAAGGAGCGGACTACCTACGAGATCATGGACCCGACTTCCATCGGTCTCTCCGGCACCACACTTTCTCTGGGGAAACTCAGCGGACGTCATGCTTTTAGAAAACGTCTGGAGGAGTTGCATTATACTCTGAGCGATGATGATGTCAACCGGGCATTCATTGCCTTCAAGGAACTGGCGGATAAGAAGCGGGAGATCACGGAACGCGATCTTGAGGCGCTTGTGGCCGAGGAACTGCGCACTGTCTCCGAGAAATATCATCTGGAGCAGGTGCAGGTTTCCTGTGGCGAGCCGAGCATTCCTACTGCCACTGTCAAGTTGACCAATCCCAATGGCCAGATAGTGACCACAGCGGCTACGGGGACAGGCCCGGTCGATGCAGTTTATGTGGCCATCAACCAACTGGTGAAAGTTCCGGTTAAGTTGATCGAATTCAGTGTCAAATCGGTCACAGCAGGCATCGATGCGCTCGGCGAAGTTACGGTGAGGATCGAACACGATGGCACGGTATACACTGGAAGGGGAGCTCACACGGATATCATTGTTGCCAGCGCCCGAGCCTATCTGAATGCCCTGAACCGGCTGCTGTCGGCTTAG